From one Camarhynchus parvulus chromosome 25, STF_HiC, whole genome shotgun sequence genomic stretch:
- the LOC115913313 gene encoding feather keratin 1 yields the protein MSCYDLCRPCGPTPLANSCNEPCVRQCQDSRVVIQPSPVVVTLPGPILSSFPQNTAVGSSTSAAVGSILSEEGVPINSGGFGLSGLSGLGGRYCGRRCLPC from the coding sequence atgtcCTGCTACGACCTGTGCCGGCCCTGCGGCCCCACCCCGCTGGCCAACAGCTGCAACGAGCCCTGCGTGCGGCAGTGCCAGGACTCACGCGTGGTCATCCAGCCCTCGCCCGTGGTGGTCACCCTGCCTGggcccatcctcagctccttcccccagaacacCGCCGTGGGATCCTCCACCTCCGCCGCCGTGGGCAGCATCCTCAGCGAGGAGGGAGTGCCCATCAACTCGGGGGGCTTTGGGCTCTCGGGGCTCTCCGGCCTCGGTGGCCGCTACTGCGGCCGCAGGTGCCTGCCCTGCTAG
- the LOC115913311 gene encoding feather beta keratin-like, giving the protein MSCYDLCRPCGPTPLANSCNEPCVRQCQDSRVIIEPSPVVVTLPGPILSSFPQNTAVGSSTSAAVGSILSESGVPINSGGFGLSGLSGLGGRYCGRRCLPC; this is encoded by the coding sequence atgtcCTGCTACGACCTGTGCCGGCCCTGCGGCCCCACCCCGCTGGCCAACAGCTGCAACGAGCCCTGCGTGCGGCAGTGCCAGGACTCGCGGGTCATCATTGAGCCGTCCCCCGTGGTGGTCACCCTGCCCGggcccatcctcagctccttcccccagaacacCGCCGTGGGATCCTCCACCTCCGCCGCCGTGGGCAGCATCCTCAGCGAGTCTGGGGTCCCCATCAACTCCGGGGGCTTTGGGCTCTCGGGGCTCTCCGGCCTCGGTGGCCGCTACTGCGGCCGCAGGTGCCTGCCCTGCTAG
- the LOC115913405 gene encoding feather keratin 4-like: MASTQLACATPCEPKCPQPLASSTNEPCVVTCGDSRVIIYPPPVVVTFPGPILTTYPQQTVVGASEPTEVALGEPQAAVAAEVAAGDKVAAPVVARAEPRCTPKYSYSYSSQWTHPCNSYRSGKRWTC, from the coding sequence ATGGCTTCCACCCAGCTGGCCTGTGCCACCCCTTGCGAGCCCAAGTGTCCCCAACCTCTGGCCAGCAGCACCAACGAGCCCTGCGTGGTGACCTGCGGCGACTCGCGGGTCATCATCTACCCCCCGCCCGTGGTGGTCACCTTCCCGGGGCCCATCCTCACCACGTACCCGCAGCAAACCGTCGTGGGAGCCTCGGAACCCACGGAGGTGGCCCTGGGCGAGCCCCAGGCCGCGGTGGCCGCCGAGGTGGCAGCGGGGGACAAAGTGGCAGCGCCGGTGGTGGCCCGCGCGGAGCCGCGCTGCACCCCCAAATATTCCTACAGCTACTCCTCGCAATGGACTCATCCCTGCAATTCCTACCGCTCCGGGAAGCGCTGGACGTGCTGA
- the LOC115913284 gene encoding claw keratin-like codes for MSCSSLCVPSCGVATPAPVADTCNEPCVRQCPDSTVVIQPPASVVTFPGPILSSFPQQSAVGSAGAPYVGAGAGGAFGSRGGYGGYGGYGALGGYGGYGGFGGYGGFGGYGSCGRGSRSFGGSCGPC; via the coding sequence atgtcctgctccagcctgtgcgTGCCCAGCTGTGGCGTGGCCACCCCGGCCCCTGTGGCTGACACCTGCAACGAGCCCTGCGTGCGGCAGTGCCCCGACTCCACGGTGGTCATCCAGCCGCCGGCCTCGGTGGTCACCTTCCCCGggcccatcctcagctccttcccgcAGCAGAGCGCCGTGGGCTCGGCCGGAGCTCCCTACGTGGGAGCCGGCGCCGGGGGCGCCTTTGGGAGCCGCGGGGGCTACGGGGGCTACGGGGGCTACGGGGCCCTTGGGGGTTATGGGGGTTatggaggttttgggggctatggaggttttgggggctATGGCAGCTGTGGCCGCGGTTCCCGCTCCTTCGGGGGCTCCTGCGGGCCCTGCTAA
- the LOC115913200 gene encoding claw keratin-like yields the protein MSCCVPSCGVATPAPVADTCNEPCVRQCPDSTVVIQPPASVVTFPGPILSSFPQQSAVGSAGAPYVGGGFGGSSGRRGGSGGSGGFGGFGGYGGFGGFGGSCGGSRGCGPC from the coding sequence atgtcctgctgtgtccccagctgcgGCGTGGCCACCCCGGCCCCTGTGGCTGACACCTGCAACGAGCCCTGCGTGCGGCAGTGCCCCGACTCCACGGTGGTCATCCAGCCGCCGGCCTCGGTGGTCACCTTCCCCGggcccatcctcagctccttcccgcAGCAGAGCGCCGTGGGCTCGGCCGGAGCTCCCTACGTCGGAGGCGGCTTCGGCGGCTCCTCCGGACGCCGTGGGGGCTCCGGCGGCTCCGGGGGCTTTGGGGGATTCGGAGGTTACGGAGGCTTCGGAGGTTTTGGGGGCAGCTGCGGCGGCTCCAGAGGCTGCGGGCCCTGCTAA
- the LOC115913282 gene encoding claw keratin-like isoform X2: MSCSSLCVPSCGVATPAPVADTCNEPCVRQCPDSTVVIQPPASVVTFPGPILSSFPQQSAVGSAGAPYVGAGAGGAFGSRGAYGGYGGYGALGGYGGYGGRGGYGGWGCGGYGGWGYGGLGNCGYGGWSSSHRYLNGNCGPC, encoded by the exons atgtcctgctccagcctgtgcgTGCCCAGCTGCGGCGTGGCCACCCCGGCCCCTGTGGCTGACACCTGCAACGAGCCCTGCGTGCGGCAGTGCCCCGACTCCACGGTGGTCATCCAGCCGCCAGCCTCGGTGGTCACCTTCCCCGGGCcaatcctcagctccttcccgcAGCAGAGCGCCGTGGGCTCGGCCGGAGCTCCCTACGTGGGAGCCGGCGCCGGGGGCGCCTTTGGGAGCCGCGGGGCCTACGGGGGCTACGGGGGCTACGGGGCCCTTGGTGGCTATGGAGGTTATGGAG GCCGTGGAGGCTACGGCGGTTGGGGATGTGGAGGCTACGGAGGCTGGGGCTATGGAGGCCTTGGCAACTGCGGCTACGgcggctggagcagcagccaccgCTACCTCAATGGCAACTGCGGGCCCTGCTAA
- the LOC115913282 gene encoding claw keratin-like isoform X3 produces MSCSSLCVPSCGVATPAPVADTCNEPCVRQCPDSTVVIQPPASVVTFPGPILSSFPQQSAVGSAGAPYVGAGAGGAFGSRGAYGGYGGYGALGGYGGYGGYGGWGCGGYGGWGYGGLGNCGYGGWSSSHRYLNGNCGPC; encoded by the exons atgtcctgctccagcctgtgcgTGCCCAGCTGCGGCGTGGCCACCCCGGCCCCTGTGGCTGACACCTGCAACGAGCCCTGCGTGCGGCAGTGCCCCGACTCCACGGTGGTCATCCAGCCGCCAGCCTCGGTGGTCACCTTCCCCGGGCcaatcctcagctccttcccgcAGCAGAGCGCCGTGGGCTCGGCCGGAGCTCCCTACGTGGGAGCCGGCGCCGGGGGCGCCTTTGGGAGCCGCGGGGCCTACGGGGGCTACGGGGGCTACGGGGCCCTTGGTGGCTATGGAGGTTATGGAG GCTACGGCGGTTGGGGATGTGGAGGCTACGGAGGCTGGGGCTATGGAGGCCTTGGCAACTGCGGCTACGgcggctggagcagcagccaccgCTACCTCAATGGCAACTGCGGGCCCTGCTAA
- the LOC115913282 gene encoding claw keratin-like isoform X1, with protein MSCSSLCVPSCGVATPAPVADTCNEPCVRQCPDSTVVIQPPASVVTFPGPILSSFPQQSAVGSAGAPYVGAGAGGAFGSRGAYGGYGGYGALGGYGGYGGWGYGSRGLYGGWGYGGRGGYGGWGCGGYGGWGYGGLGNCGYGGWSSSHRYLNGNCGPC; from the coding sequence atgtcctgctccagcctgtgcgTGCCCAGCTGCGGCGTGGCCACCCCGGCCCCTGTGGCTGACACCTGCAACGAGCCCTGCGTGCGGCAGTGCCCCGACTCCACGGTGGTCATCCAGCCGCCAGCCTCGGTGGTCACCTTCCCCGGGCcaatcctcagctccttcccgcAGCAGAGCGCCGTGGGCTCGGCCGGAGCTCCCTACGTGGGAGCCGGCGCCGGGGGCGCCTTTGGGAGCCGCGGGGCCTACGGGGGCTACGGGGGCTACGGGGCCCTTGGTGGCTATGGAGGTTATGGAGGCTGGGGCTATGGAAGCCGTGGTCTCTATGGGGGCTGGGGCTATGGAGGCCGTGGAGGCTACGGCGGTTGGGGATGTGGAGGCTACGGAGGCTGGGGCTATGGAGGCCTTGGCAACTGCGGCTACGgcggctggagcagcagccaccgCTACCTCAATGGCAACTGCGGGCCCTGCTAA
- the LOC115913280 gene encoding claw keratin-like isoform X2 has protein sequence MSCSSLCVPSCGVATPAPVADTCNEPCVRQCPDSTVVIQPPASVVTFPGPILSSFPQQSAVGSAGAPYVGAGAGGAFGSRGAYGGYGGYGALGGYGGYGGRGGYGGWGCGGYGGWGYGGLGNCGYGGWSSSHRYLNGNCGPC, from the exons atgtcctgctccagcctgtgcgTGCCCAGCTGCGGCGTGGCCACCCCGGCCCCTGTGGCTGACACCTGCAACGAGCCCTGCGTGCGGCAGTGCCCCGACTCCACGGTGGTCATCCAGCCGCCGGCCTCGGTGGTCACCTTCCCCGggcccatcctcagctccttcccgcAGCAGAGCGCCGTGGGCTCGGCCGGAGCTCCCTACGTGGGAGCCGGCGCCGGGGGCGCCTTTGGGAGCCGCGGGGCCTACGGGGGCTACGGGGGCTACGGGGCCCTTGGTGGCTATGGAGGTTATGGAG GCCGTGGAGGCTACGGCGGTTGGGGATGTGGAGGCTACGGAGGCTGGGGCTATGGAGGCCTTGGCAACTGCGGCTACGgcggctggagcagcagccaccgCTACCTCAATGGCAACTGCGGGCCCTGCTAA
- the LOC115913280 gene encoding claw keratin-like isoform X3: MSCSSLCVPSCGVATPAPVADTCNEPCVRQCPDSTVVIQPPASVVTFPGPILSSFPQQSAVGSAGAPYVGAGAGGAFGSRGAYGGYGGYGALGGYGGYGGYGGWGCGGYGGWGYGGLGNCGYGGWSSSHRYLNGNCGPC, from the exons atgtcctgctccagcctgtgcgTGCCCAGCTGCGGCGTGGCCACCCCGGCCCCTGTGGCTGACACCTGCAACGAGCCCTGCGTGCGGCAGTGCCCCGACTCCACGGTGGTCATCCAGCCGCCGGCCTCGGTGGTCACCTTCCCCGggcccatcctcagctccttcccgcAGCAGAGCGCCGTGGGCTCGGCCGGAGCTCCCTACGTGGGAGCCGGCGCCGGGGGCGCCTTTGGGAGCCGCGGGGCCTACGGGGGCTACGGGGGCTACGGGGCCCTTGGTGGCTATGGAGGTTATGGAG GCTACGGCGGTTGGGGATGTGGAGGCTACGGAGGCTGGGGCTATGGAGGCCTTGGCAACTGCGGCTACGgcggctggagcagcagccaccgCTACCTCAATGGCAACTGCGGGCCCTGCTAA
- the LOC115913280 gene encoding claw keratin-like isoform X1 gives MSCSSLCVPSCGVATPAPVADTCNEPCVRQCPDSTVVIQPPASVVTFPGPILSSFPQQSAVGSAGAPYVGAGAGGAFGSRGAYGGYGGYGALGGYGGYGGWGYGSRGLYGGWGYGGRGGYGGWGCGGYGGWGYGGLGNCGYGGWSSSHRYLNGNCGPC, from the coding sequence atgtcctgctccagcctgtgcgTGCCCAGCTGCGGCGTGGCCACCCCGGCCCCTGTGGCTGACACCTGCAACGAGCCCTGCGTGCGGCAGTGCCCCGACTCCACGGTGGTCATCCAGCCGCCGGCCTCGGTGGTCACCTTCCCCGggcccatcctcagctccttcccgcAGCAGAGCGCCGTGGGCTCGGCCGGAGCTCCCTACGTGGGAGCCGGCGCCGGGGGCGCCTTTGGGAGCCGCGGGGCCTACGGGGGCTACGGGGGCTACGGGGCCCTTGGTGGCTATGGAGGTTATGGAGGCTGGGGCTATGGAAGCCGTGGTCTCTATGGGGGCTGGGGCTATGGAGGCCGTGGAGGCTACGGCGGTTGGGGATGTGGAGGCTACGGAGGCTGGGGCTATGGAGGCCTTGGCAACTGCGGCTACGgcggctggagcagcagccaccgCTACCTCAATGGCAACTGCGGGCCCTGCTAA
- the LOC115913201 gene encoding claw keratin-like, protein MSCCVPSCGVATPAPVADTCNEPCVRQCPDSTVVIQPPASVVTFPGPILSSFPQRSAVGSAGAPYVGGGFGGSSGRRGGSGGSGGFGGFGGSRRLRRFGGSCGGSRGCGPAKPQRHP, encoded by the coding sequence atgtcctgctgtgtccccagctgcgGCGTGGCCACCCCGGCCCCTGTGGCTGACACCTGCAACGAGCCCTGCGTGCGGCAGTGCCCCGACTCCACGGTGGTCATCCAGCCGCCGGCCTCGGTGGTCACCTTCCCCGggcccatcctcagctccttcccgcAGCGGAGCGCCGTGGGCTCGGCCGGAGCTCCCTACGTCGGAGGCGGCTTCGGCGGCTCCTCCGGACGCCGTGGGGGCTCCGGCGGCTCCGGGGGCTTTGGGGGATTCGGAGGTTCACGGAGGCTTCGGAGGTTTGGGGGCAGCTGCGGCGGCTCCAGAGGCTGCGGCCCTGCTAAGCCCCAGCGCCATCCCTga
- the LOC115913281 gene encoding claw keratin-like isoform X2 — protein sequence MSCSSLCVPSCGVATPAPVADTCNEPCVRQCPDSTVVIQPPASVVTFPGPILSSFPQQSTVGSAGAPYVGAGAGGAFGSRGAYGGYGGYGALGGYGGYGGRGGYGGWGCGGYGGWGYGGLGNCGYGGWSSSHRYLNGNCGPC from the exons atgtcctgctccagcctgtgcgTGCCCAGCTGCGGCGTGGCCACCCCGGCCCCTGTGGCTGACACCTGCAACGAGCCCTGCGTGCGGCAGTGCCCCGACTCCACGGTGGTCATCCAGCCGCCAGCCTCGGTGGTCACCTTCCCCGggcccatcctcagctccttcccgcAGCAGAGCACCGTGGGCTCGGCCGGAGCTCCCTACGTGGGAGCCGGCGCCGGGGGCGCCTTTGGGAGCCGCGGGGCCTACGGGGGCTACGGGGGCTACGGGGCCCTTGGTGGCTATGGAGGTTATGGAG GCCGTGGAGGCTACGGCGGTTGGGGATGTGGAGGCTACGGAGGCTGGGGCTATGGAGGCCTTGGCAACTGCGGCTACGgcggctggagcagcagccaccgCTACCTCAATGGCAACTGCGGGCCCTGCTAA
- the LOC115913281 gene encoding claw keratin-like isoform X1: MSCSSLCVPSCGVATPAPVADTCNEPCVRQCPDSTVVIQPPASVVTFPGPILSSFPQQSTVGSAGAPYVGAGAGGAFGSRGAYGGYGGYGALGGYGGYGGWGYGSRGLYGGWGYGGRGGYGGWGCGGYGGWGYGGLGNCGYGGWSSSHRYLNGNCGPC, translated from the coding sequence atgtcctgctccagcctgtgcgTGCCCAGCTGCGGCGTGGCCACCCCGGCCCCTGTGGCTGACACCTGCAACGAGCCCTGCGTGCGGCAGTGCCCCGACTCCACGGTGGTCATCCAGCCGCCAGCCTCGGTGGTCACCTTCCCCGggcccatcctcagctccttcccgcAGCAGAGCACCGTGGGCTCGGCCGGAGCTCCCTACGTGGGAGCCGGCGCCGGGGGCGCCTTTGGGAGCCGCGGGGCCTACGGGGGCTACGGGGGCTACGGGGCCCTTGGTGGCTATGGAGGTTATGGAGGCTGGGGCTATGGAAGCCGTGGTCTCTATGGGGGCTGGGGCTATGGAGGCCGTGGAGGCTACGGCGGTTGGGGATGTGGAGGCTACGGAGGCTGGGGCTATGGAGGCCTTGGCAACTGCGGCTACGgcggctggagcagcagccaccgCTACCTCAATGGCAACTGCGGGCCCTGCTAA
- the LOC115913281 gene encoding claw keratin-like isoform X3 has protein sequence MSCSSLCVPSCGVATPAPVADTCNEPCVRQCPDSTVVIQPPASVVTFPGPILSSFPQQSTVGSAGAPYVGAGAGGAFGSRGAYGGYGGYGALGGYGGYGGYGGWGCGGYGGWGYGGLGNCGYGGWSSSHRYLNGNCGPC, from the exons atgtcctgctccagcctgtgcgTGCCCAGCTGCGGCGTGGCCACCCCGGCCCCTGTGGCTGACACCTGCAACGAGCCCTGCGTGCGGCAGTGCCCCGACTCCACGGTGGTCATCCAGCCGCCAGCCTCGGTGGTCACCTTCCCCGggcccatcctcagctccttcccgcAGCAGAGCACCGTGGGCTCGGCCGGAGCTCCCTACGTGGGAGCCGGCGCCGGGGGCGCCTTTGGGAGCCGCGGGGCCTACGGGGGCTACGGGGGCTACGGGGCCCTTGGTGGCTATGGAGGTTATGGAG GCTACGGCGGTTGGGGATGTGGAGGCTACGGAGGCTGGGGCTATGGAGGCCTTGGCAACTGCGGCTACGgcggctggagcagcagccaccgCTACCTCAATGGCAACTGCGGGCCCTGCTAA
- the LOC115913202 gene encoding claw keratin-like: MSCCVPSCGVATPAPVADTCNEPCVRQCPDSTVVIQPPASVVTFPGPILSSFPQRSAVGSAGAPYVGGGFGGSSGRRGGSGGSGGFGGFGGYGGFGGFGGSCGGSRGCGPC, encoded by the coding sequence atgtcctgctgtgtccccagctgcgGCGTGGCCACCCCGGCCCCTGTGGCTGACACCTGCAACGAGCCCTGCGTGCGGCAGTGCCCCGACTCCACGGTGGTCATCCAGCCGCCGGCCTCGGTGGTCACCTTCCCCGggcccatcctcagctccttcccgcAGCGGAGCGCCGTGGGCTCGGCCGGAGCTCCCTACGTCGGAGGCGGCTTCGGCGGCTCCTCCGGACGCCGTGGGGGCTCCGGCGGCTCCGGGGGCTTTGGGGGATTCGGAGGTTACGGAGGCTTCGGAGGTTTTGGGGGCAGCTGCGGCGGCTCCAGAGGCTGCGGGCCCTGCTAA